Part of the Tenebrio molitor chromosome 4, icTenMoli1.1, whole genome shotgun sequence genome, GGCAGATGAAATGCGCAGAAGAGGAAACGAGAGAGTGTCTGTAAGACAAGGATATGGCTAGGGTTGTAGGTACGGTACACTCAATGAAGCAAATCTGCTAAACAATCCGGGCATGAAGCTTGAAACGTGTCAttctatttataatttttcaccTGGTTATGCACGATCTAAACACCCAGACTCACAACAATCAAGTGCGCTCTGCAAGTGGGAGGGATTTCTACGCACTACGCATCTATCAGCAATGTGCCAAGCTGTTTTTGTCGAGCTGTATACAATTAAGTTTCATATTAAATCTAAACTAGAAAGTACTGTTGATAAAATGTTCCTGTTATTTAGATATTCACGTCTCTGACAAATCCTgcaacattaaaatattaaaaataacaaataataaatgctGTTTATTTTACCTACCATAAGCATCTTCAAAATGTGTACATGACCTTTGACAGCAATTTCTTCCGATATTTCTTCTTCCTCAAAGCTGATACTATCTTGATTTATTTGACCCTTAACCAACAACTTTTGAGTTGTTTCTTCTGTCTCGATGGAGACTTCTAACCCGCTGTCTTGAAGGCGTACTTTGAGAATATTTGGCAGAAAGACATTAAATAGGTTTACATATCCACAGGTGATGCAATAATACAAACTGGTAAACGTGTTTTGGTAATTTAGCAAAGAATTTCTCTGGCAATTCACTGTCTCACACAATTTATCAACAGAAGATAAAGAAAGCGACGCATCCGCATATTGTAGCGGAGTCCACTCGACCAACTTGTCTTTCCGTGATAAATCTACACCTTTGGAGTTcaaaagaatatttaaaatttcttcattttccaaatttctcTCAATTTTATCTTGACTGTTTAATTTGTCGACAATTAACAAAGGATGTTCCTTACCCCAGGAAGCAGCCAAGTGAAGAGCAGTTCGTCCAGCTTTATCAACATCATTCACACGAGTTTTTACCAGTTTCTTCACTTTGTGTACATCTTGATTGAGTACTGCCAAATGTAAAGGGCACGATTCGGCTAATTTTAAGTCAAAAAGCGACCTCAAGCTGCGGTACTGTGGTTCGAAGATAAATTTGCGTGATTCAAgaggaatttcttcataatatTCGTACAGCCACAACGCTGACAAGTACTCTCCGAAAGTATGATGCGCAAATATAAACGTATCATCTTCATTCACTTTCATCACTATTCCTATAGAGTCGCCACATTTTTTAAGATGATTTAAGAACTTCTTACTATTCTTGACGTTGAGCTCTTTGAAATGAGACGCTTCCAAGCACGATCTTAATGCTCCGATCTGATATTGTTCAAAGTAGTAGTCTCTGAGGGCATCTAGGAAATCATGCCCTGACTccaaaatgttgtaagtgatTTTCTTCAACTCCCGATGATATTTTTCTTGGAAGAAACGGTCGTACATATACGTCACAACTAGCAACTTgtccaaatttttgaagtcTTCATCTTCAATTAAAACCTCTGTTATAATATAAAGCTGCAGAGGCACTCCCAAAATGTTGTTCTTATTTGTAGTACTGGTACCACTAAATATCACCTTCATAGCTCTTTCGATCAATTTCTCCTCTTTCTCAGCTTCTTCTAAACGCTTCTGTATGTATTTCTCTTGGTCTTCACGTTCAAACTCTTTGATGTCAAAAATCGTACAAACCTTCAGATCGTTTTCTAAAATGTTCTTTAAGTTCGGTCGAGAAGACACCCAAATGATATACCCTTCATTGATCAATTTCCTTATGGCTTTAATGGCCCATTTGAGACTGTTCTGGTGCAACTCGTCCAAACCGTCGAAAAGAAATACAATCTTTTTCTGATTTTTGGAAACATCTTTAATTTTATCTTCCATTGTTCTGTGGTCAGGTTTAATGTCCAAAAACTTATTTAAAAGCTCTggaaggtttttttttcttctgaaGAAGACGTTCAGTTCTTTTAGAACCACGTTGGCAATCCAATAGTCCGACGGGTAATGTCTTGCCAGAAATGccatcatttttgttttgccAATACCTGGACTGGCACAAATTGCGTTCAGTTTGTTATCAAATGATACATCTGTATCATTAATTGCCAGTCGCTCTTGAAACTTAGTTTCTCTTAGCAGTTTTGGGTTGTTTTTGCTGCTGACTAGTTCAAACTTCTGCTTGGTCCATCTGAACTGATACACTGATCGATTCTTTGAACAAATCTCTTCGTAGATCTTCTCATCACAAACAGTTTTGttattcaaaatcaaaactgGCTCATTATCAATCGACGAAACTTTAAGATATGTTGACATCTCAACCACTCTTGAATCCATTCCAACATTTTTGAACAAAGCCTTGACTTCGTTTACTTCGTCAGCGCAGTTAACAATAACTACACTCTGTTGCACAACTTGTTTGATTAATTCGTGACCAAAGACTGTTGTCAGTAATATTCTGTGAAGATGCGACTGTGGCAATTCCTCTAGCTTTGCTCCAACTGTCATATTTTCCTTCGATAGTTTCATGAGCTCTGTGGTGgtgataaatttgaaaattcttggaccaacaaaattgacaaattcctGAATCGAAACAGGTTCCTTGCCTTGGATTGACAATTTAAACTTTCTCAAAATCGTCTCGAAACTCTCTTGGTTTACATTTTTCAGATCTTCCAGATTTTGAAAAACCTtgcaatttttgaaattcagATTGACGTCAATTCCCACTagcacaaattttattttgtaacgCATGTTTTGACACAAAGATATAAGAGAACAAACAACTTGATGTGCATCTTTGCTCATATCAATGAAAATGggtttttcacaaaaataccAAAAAACCTGTTGTCGCACCTTGTCCGACAATTTGTCGTTTTTGGCAAGAAGTTTATTCCTGCGAGCGATGTCTTGACAAGGTTCTTCGCCTTTTTTTGAATTCGCAATGGTAAGCAGAAGCTCTTCTGATGGTGGCCGACTTCTCCACTTGTCCTTGATAAAACCTTTGTCCAAATTTTTGACGACAGCAACATCGAATTGCCTAATTgccatttcgactaattcAACTTTATCATTGTgcgattttgacatttgagtTGGTATTACTAGTGGTAGCAAAAATACATTGAGGAGTTGCAAGACTAGCATGTCTCTGGTCACCTTACAACTGCTGTAGCTACCAAGTCGTAACTCCCTAAAGAAATTGATGAAAGAAATGACATTCTCATCACTGGCATGGAACTCGTTTTGCAGTTTTTCCCCAATCGCGGCCCTCAGTTCCTCAAAGTTCTTCTGAGAcgaaaacaaacagaatttttgtaaaaactctTTGGAGGACTTGTTTTTGGGGTCTCTAAACTGGAAGACTTTTTCTGGATCTGTTGTGTTGAATACTGAAGACGCATTTAAAGGTAACGGTTTATACCTAATAATTTGGTTCATTTCTTGGAAGCTAGCATTTGTGTATAGaacaaaaacacaattatcttctttctttttcttACTCAATTTATTGTAAGACTCGATGTATTTACTCAAACCAAAGTGCTTGTCTGGTTTGTTCAAAATGGTGGCTTGGAGTATGTCATTACccttttgtttgtgtttcagCTGAAAAGCATATATCTTTTTTTCGCCGTTGGTTCCTGTGATGGTGATGATCAAATCATCGAATTTTCTGTAACTCTGCCTATTCGTTTCAATGGTGAAATTTATAATGTCAGATTTCTTAAGCAGTAGTAGAGAAATATAGGCAGGGACCAGGTTTTCGAACTCGTAGCCCAAGTTTATAGCAGCCGGTGTGGTCTGTTGACAGacaaatttactttatttataacaaaacaaaattatcaatGACAGAGGAATATAGCTATTAATATAACGAGTAGATTATGGGATTTATAATATGCGAGGACGTTGCCAGGTGACGAGGCGATTAGCCGAGTTACCTGCACAACTTCCGAGTGTTGTTTAAATCCCATAatattcgagttatatttCAAGCTTTATCGTATCATTGTATCTAACGTATTATGAGCGCGTAACTAATGTATTATTATGACTAACTAACGTATTATAAGTAACTAAGGAAGCTGAGTTATTCGAATATTATGAACtttataattatcaataaatgtctaACATAAAGTGATCATAATTGTTAATGATACGATAAAATAGTTAAtgaactttattttattttcatattatttattatcaagaTAATTCTTTCTTCGATAAGTGAGTATAAAGATAATACTTTTATGACTGCAGTAGTTTTAGATAAGATTATTatctaaaattttattgcttcctaataaaattaattagtccCTAAGAGTTATTATAATCTGAATTCTGCAAGTAATGGTAGTGTAAACACTAGTAAGTTAGTAAGTAGTCGTTAAATAAGGCAATGCAGGAGTTATTAATacacattaaaattaatttcttctcATTAGTTTAATTTGCGATTTGTTATTTGTTTCTAAAGAACAGTAAATACTTAATCCTGATAGTGCGGTATGAATATTATTAACAGCATTATCGCTACTATTTACTTAAAGGTACGTTTACTCTGTACAAGTGAAGAAAGAAGACTTTCTTACCCCAGTGGGAGAGGACATGATTGTCAGTTGCCTGCACCATAGATTCACAAgttcaattaattaaacagTCAAAACTAGTCAACTGACTGACATTTATGTGAAACAAATATTCTTATCAAACAATAATCCACATTTGGCtgaaaatgataaaaacaaatctattgtttgaaatttaatttagggGAAGCACTCATTTATctcttgaacaaaaaaaattcgccatgcaaaaattttaaaaattttggtatCAAAAATTACGATTTCTGAtgatattgtaaataaaataaatgggaTGTTTTTGAAATCCACATATTTTGTGCATTAGAGAATTCCATTTCtttgtttaaaacaaaatttctaaatgtaGCTTGTGAAGATGTTCAAAACTTCTGATCAAAACAAACGCAAGTTAGAGGTAATATTGttgagaatcgccctcaaatgtcacatgatttatattgacaaatcacaactccgaattgtttgaatagcaaccaatcacaatttaattaagcggaaattttccctagggaaaatttccgatataattgccctagggaaaaattttttcgggcgattctcttccgaatatacctcgggacagatatatatcgccggaaattttttcttgcagtccaacactcgtgtttgtcgctcaaaattaccctcgggctgaagccctcgtgtaattttcttgcggcAAACACTCGTctgtcaggactgctcgaaaaaatttccggcaatatatctgtcccttggtatattatatatgataACAGAAAGTACTGAAATAGTTAGATAAACTTGGTAAATGGCAAAAAATGTAACATCACTGAAATGTTACTAGGAAAAGTTTCAATGGGGTAACCAATTGGATGCCTCttagattatacagggtgagtcgGGAGAGACGGCCGAAACTCCATGAGCGTATATTTACacgtgaaaataatgtaaaaaaatcagATGTTCTTAGTcgattttcattattttgttttttgtatatttgaaGTGAAACAAAGCGccataaattaaattaggaTTCAACTAATGCGGGAAGCTACTTCTTTATATATTTAATGAttcattggttgttataagAATTCACACTTAATAAAACaacgaaaaacaatttaattcaaccgctgaaacaatttttttttggtatttttttcagaACATCCAACACGAGTGACCGGTCAATGGTCAAAGGTCAAGccgacaaaaattttacaaaagatAACCGTCTATTGCAGTTTCACAAACATTGTTTACGGAAAACAATTCAAGCATGCACAACATTCATTGTGATAGATCTAGTTCTATTTGTTATCATATCTTTTGTTGAAAtgattgataataattgtcattcTCATTATAATCATCATAGATACCTTAGATACTTTAAAACAAAgtacattacaaaaaattgtcttcATCACACAATAGGTATATGTAgttcaatttttacccttttgggATGACGTCAGtatctagtaacttcacgtatgtttgagctaagATCaggaattgatcataaataactctaatgtttcaaatttgttgacaattgctacgaaaggttatgtttgtaagtgaaagaaattaaaaattgtcaaatcgacaggagcataaaataaccacaaagtaacaaacaataaataaacgtgccgcttttgttgtttttttctgtttctgtcgtttcaatagagagaaagcgagggcggaaatcgtgacgtcacctcaaaagggtaaaaattggactatattaTTGCACATTTTGAATTaatatctcgtattgtcaaattaaatcttgtaacacgtaaatcaaccgacaaaaacgcaagatggaagtagcgcaaattttctaataatttatttaaacaaaacaattcggttgccatggtgaccataacactcccgatcattgaaaatatcccaatttaactataataaagaaaaataagcacaaatatcatttcagatcatttattaaagaaatcataatgagttgttttttgtgccggtcagtgtactAATTACTCAGTTTTATTAGTTGGAAAAAATG contains:
- the LOC138127992 gene encoding uncharacterized protein; protein product: MSSPTGTTPAAINLGYEFENLVPAYISLLLLKKSDIINFTIETNRQSYRKFDDLIITITGTNGEKKIYAFQLKHKQKGNDILQATILNKPDKHFGLSKYIESYNKLSKKKKEDNCVFVLYTNASFQEMNQIIRYKPLPLNASSVFNTTDPEKVFQFRDPKNKSSKEFLQKFCLFSSQKNFEELRAAIGEKLQNEFHASDENVISFINFFRELRLGSYSSCKVTRDMLVLQLLNVFLLPLVIPTQMSKSHNDKVELVEMAIRQFDVAVVKNLDKGFIKDKWRSRPPSEELLLTIANSKKGEEPCQDIARRNKLLAKNDKLSDKVRQQVFWYFCEKPIFIDMSKDAHQVVCSLISLCQNMRYKIKFVLVGIDVNLNFKNCKVFQNLEDLKNVNQESFETILRKFKLSIQGKEPVSIQEFVNFVGPRIFKFITTTELMKLSKENMTVGAKLEELPQSHLHRILLTTVFGHELIKQVVQQSVVIVNCADEVNEVKALFKNVGMDSRVVEMSTYLKVSSIDNEPVLILNNKTVCDEKIYEEICSKNRSVYQFRWTKQKFELVSSKNNPKLLRETKFQERLAINDTDVSFDNKLNAICASPGIGKTKMMAFLARHYPSDYWIANVVLKELNVFFRRKKNLPELLNKFLDIKPDHRTMEDKIKDVSKNQKKIVFLFDGLDELHQNSLKWAIKAIRKLINEGYIIWVSSRPNLKNILENDLKVCTIFDIKEFEREDQEKYIQKRLEEAEKEEKLIERAMKVIFSGTSTTNKNNILGVPLQLYIITEVLIEDEDFKNLDKLLVVTYMYDRFFQEKYHRELKKITYNILESGHDFLDALRDYYFEQYQIGALRSCLEASHFKELNVKNSKKFLNHLKKCGDSIGIVMKVNEDDTFIFAHHTFGEYLSALWLYEYYEEIPLESRKFIFEPQYRSLRSLFDLKLAESCPLHLAVLNQDVHKVKKLVKTRVNDVDKAGRTALHLAASWGKEHPLLIVDKLNSQDKIERNLENEEILNILLNSKGVDLSRKDKLVEWTPLQYADASLSLSSVDKLCETVNCQRNSLLNYQNTFTSLYYCITCGYVNLFNVFLPNILKVRLQDSGLEVSIETEETTQKLLVKGQINQDSISFEEEEISEEIAVKGHVHILKMLMDLSET